The following proteins are encoded in a genomic region of Vidua macroura isolate BioBank_ID:100142 chromosome 10, ASM2450914v1, whole genome shotgun sequence:
- the MSL2 gene encoding E3 ubiquitin-protein ligase MSL2 isoform X1, whose translation MNPVNATALYVSASRLVLNYDPADPQSFSEINKLLPYFRQSLSCCVCGNLLQDPIAPTNSNCQHYVCKTCKGKKMMMKPSCSWCKDYEQFEENKQLSILVNCYKKLCEYITQTPLARDIIQAVDCSADLLALLKDGAPLHEETEKSSDAALALCLTHSPVPSTSELATDTPGGFTALPESGPSLDLRGSVINGLPPCNGLSVEKLGVSIPSPEHASAIDVCSTGDYIKTEDIPGSLQPVCDTVATSDLCPAGIDICGFSEDIKPGGSLLLSVEEVLRSLETVSSSEVCDSNLQPGLEANMANGPFLQLSPPPLSHNIFMSTDASPHGLSCTAATPKVVKLNRKRSRSESDSEKVQPLPISSIICGPTLGASAPVTVKQENKMSLQPIATVPNGGTTPKISKTVLLSNKSMKKNLEHAPKKSHPKAKPGVLKTKDKAKEKVPSSNVMPGSPTKTVYKKPQEKKGCKCGRATQNPSVLTCRGQRCPCYSNRKACLDCICRGCQNSYMANGEKKLEAFAVPEKALEQTRLTLGINVTSIAVRNASTSTSVINVTGSPVTTFLAASTHDEKSLDEAIDMRYDC comes from the exons ATGAACCCGGTGAATGCCACTGCTCTCTACGTGTCCGCGAGCCGCCTGGTGCTCAACTACGACCCGGCGGACCCCCAGTCCTTTTCCGAGATTAACAAGCTCCTGCCCTACTTCAGGcagtccctctcctgctgcGTGTGCG GAAATTTGCTACAAGACCCTATTGCTCCTACCAACTCCAATTGTCAGCATTATGTCTGCAAAACGTGTAAAGGCAAGAAGATGATGATGAAGCCCTCGTGTAGCTGGTGCAAGGACTACGAGCAGTTTGAGGAGAACAAGCAGCTGAGCATCCTGGTGAACTGCTACAAGAAGCTGTGTGAGTACATCACGCAGACGCCGCTGGCCCGGGACATCATCCAGGCCGTGGATTGCTCTGCAgacctgctggctctgctcaaGGATGGGGCACCTCTCCACGAGGAGACGGAGAAATCCTCGGatgcagccctggctctgtgtCTGACGCATTCCCCGGTCCCTTCCACCTCGGAGCTGGCGACGGACACGCCGGGGGGGTTCACGGCGCTGCCTGAGAGCGGCCCCAGCCTGGACCTGCGGGGCTCCGTCATCAACGGCTTGCCGCCCTGCAACGGGCTGTCGGTGGAGAAGCTCGGCGTGAGCATCCCCTCTCCCGAGCACGCCAGCGCCATCGATGTGTGCAGCACCGGTGATTACATCAAAACGGAGGACATCCCCGGCAGCCTGCAGCCCGTGTGTGACACCGTGGCCACCAGCGACCTGTGCCCCGCGGGCATCGACATCTGTGGCTTCAGTGAGGACATCAAGCCGGGCGGGTCGCTGCTGCTCAGCGTCGAGGAGGTGCTGCGCAGCCTGGAGACCGTGTCCAGCAGCGAGGTGTGCGACTCCAACCTGCAGCCCGGCTTGGAGGCAAACATGGCCAACGgccccttcctgcagctctccccccctcccctcagccatAACATTTTCATGTCCACAGATGCTTCTCCTCATGGGCTCTCCTGCACGGCAGCCACGCCCAAGGTGGTGAAGCTGAACAGGAAGCGCTCTCGCTCCGAAAGCGACAGCGAGAAGGTTCAGCCTCTGCCCATCTCCAGCATCATCTGCGGCCCAACGCTGGGAGCATCGGCTCCCGTGACAgtcaaacaggaaaataaaatgtctttgcaGCCTATTGCGACTGTACCTAATGGAGGAACTACTCCCAAAATCAGTAAAACTGTGCTCCTGTCTAAcaaaagcatgaaaaagaaCTTAGAACATGCCCCTAAGAAATCCCACCCGAAAGCCAAACCAGGGGtgctgaaaacaaaagacaagGCAAAGGAGAAAGTTCCCAGCAGTAACGTTATGCCAGGAAGCCCAACCAAAACTGTGTATAAAAAGccacaagaaaagaaagggtGTAAATGTGGTCGTGCCACCCAAAATCCAAGTGTTCTTACATGCCGTGGCCAACGCTGCCCTTGCTACTCTAACCGCAAAGCCTGCCTTGACTGCATATGCCGTGGCTGCCAAAACTCCTACATGGCTAACGGGGAGAAGAAGCTGGAGGCCTTTGCAGTGCCAGAAAAGGCCTTGGAGCAGACTCGGCTTACTTTGGGCATTAATGTGACAAGCATTGCTGTGCGCAATGCCAGCACAAGCACCAGTGTAATCAATGTGACAGGGTCACCAGTAACGACGTTTTTAGCTGCCAGTACACACGATGAGAAAAGTTTGGATGAAGCTATAGACATGAGATATGACTgttaa
- the MSL2 gene encoding E3 ubiquitin-protein ligase MSL2 isoform X2, with the protein MFGNLLQDPIAPTNSNCQHYVCKTCKGKKMMMKPSCSWCKDYEQFEENKQLSILVNCYKKLCEYITQTPLARDIIQAVDCSADLLALLKDGAPLHEETEKSSDAALALCLTHSPVPSTSELATDTPGGFTALPESGPSLDLRGSVINGLPPCNGLSVEKLGVSIPSPEHASAIDVCSTGDYIKTEDIPGSLQPVCDTVATSDLCPAGIDICGFSEDIKPGGSLLLSVEEVLRSLETVSSSEVCDSNLQPGLEANMANGPFLQLSPPPLSHNIFMSTDASPHGLSCTAATPKVVKLNRKRSRSESDSEKVQPLPISSIICGPTLGASAPVTVKQENKMSLQPIATVPNGGTTPKISKTVLLSNKSMKKNLEHAPKKSHPKAKPGVLKTKDKAKEKVPSSNVMPGSPTKTVYKKPQEKKGCKCGRATQNPSVLTCRGQRCPCYSNRKACLDCICRGCQNSYMANGEKKLEAFAVPEKALEQTRLTLGINVTSIAVRNASTSTSVINVTGSPVTTFLAASTHDEKSLDEAIDMRYDC; encoded by the exons ATGTTTg GAAATTTGCTACAAGACCCTATTGCTCCTACCAACTCCAATTGTCAGCATTATGTCTGCAAAACGTGTAAAGGCAAGAAGATGATGATGAAGCCCTCGTGTAGCTGGTGCAAGGACTACGAGCAGTTTGAGGAGAACAAGCAGCTGAGCATCCTGGTGAACTGCTACAAGAAGCTGTGTGAGTACATCACGCAGACGCCGCTGGCCCGGGACATCATCCAGGCCGTGGATTGCTCTGCAgacctgctggctctgctcaaGGATGGGGCACCTCTCCACGAGGAGACGGAGAAATCCTCGGatgcagccctggctctgtgtCTGACGCATTCCCCGGTCCCTTCCACCTCGGAGCTGGCGACGGACACGCCGGGGGGGTTCACGGCGCTGCCTGAGAGCGGCCCCAGCCTGGACCTGCGGGGCTCCGTCATCAACGGCTTGCCGCCCTGCAACGGGCTGTCGGTGGAGAAGCTCGGCGTGAGCATCCCCTCTCCCGAGCACGCCAGCGCCATCGATGTGTGCAGCACCGGTGATTACATCAAAACGGAGGACATCCCCGGCAGCCTGCAGCCCGTGTGTGACACCGTGGCCACCAGCGACCTGTGCCCCGCGGGCATCGACATCTGTGGCTTCAGTGAGGACATCAAGCCGGGCGGGTCGCTGCTGCTCAGCGTCGAGGAGGTGCTGCGCAGCCTGGAGACCGTGTCCAGCAGCGAGGTGTGCGACTCCAACCTGCAGCCCGGCTTGGAGGCAAACATGGCCAACGgccccttcctgcagctctccccccctcccctcagccatAACATTTTCATGTCCACAGATGCTTCTCCTCATGGGCTCTCCTGCACGGCAGCCACGCCCAAGGTGGTGAAGCTGAACAGGAAGCGCTCTCGCTCCGAAAGCGACAGCGAGAAGGTTCAGCCTCTGCCCATCTCCAGCATCATCTGCGGCCCAACGCTGGGAGCATCGGCTCCCGTGACAgtcaaacaggaaaataaaatgtctttgcaGCCTATTGCGACTGTACCTAATGGAGGAACTACTCCCAAAATCAGTAAAACTGTGCTCCTGTCTAAcaaaagcatgaaaaagaaCTTAGAACATGCCCCTAAGAAATCCCACCCGAAAGCCAAACCAGGGGtgctgaaaacaaaagacaagGCAAAGGAGAAAGTTCCCAGCAGTAACGTTATGCCAGGAAGCCCAACCAAAACTGTGTATAAAAAGccacaagaaaagaaagggtGTAAATGTGGTCGTGCCACCCAAAATCCAAGTGTTCTTACATGCCGTGGCCAACGCTGCCCTTGCTACTCTAACCGCAAAGCCTGCCTTGACTGCATATGCCGTGGCTGCCAAAACTCCTACATGGCTAACGGGGAGAAGAAGCTGGAGGCCTTTGCAGTGCCAGAAAAGGCCTTGGAGCAGACTCGGCTTACTTTGGGCATTAATGTGACAAGCATTGCTGTGCGCAATGCCAGCACAAGCACCAGTGTAATCAATGTGACAGGGTCACCAGTAACGACGTTTTTAGCTGCCAGTACACACGATGAGAAAAGTTTGGATGAAGCTATAGACATGAGATATGACTgttaa
- the MSL2 gene encoding E3 ubiquitin-protein ligase MSL2 isoform X3, which yields MMMKPSCSWCKDYEQFEENKQLSILVNCYKKLCEYITQTPLARDIIQAVDCSADLLALLKDGAPLHEETEKSSDAALALCLTHSPVPSTSELATDTPGGFTALPESGPSLDLRGSVINGLPPCNGLSVEKLGVSIPSPEHASAIDVCSTGDYIKTEDIPGSLQPVCDTVATSDLCPAGIDICGFSEDIKPGGSLLLSVEEVLRSLETVSSSEVCDSNLQPGLEANMANGPFLQLSPPPLSHNIFMSTDASPHGLSCTAATPKVVKLNRKRSRSESDSEKVQPLPISSIICGPTLGASAPVTVKQENKMSLQPIATVPNGGTTPKISKTVLLSNKSMKKNLEHAPKKSHPKAKPGVLKTKDKAKEKVPSSNVMPGSPTKTVYKKPQEKKGCKCGRATQNPSVLTCRGQRCPCYSNRKACLDCICRGCQNSYMANGEKKLEAFAVPEKALEQTRLTLGINVTSIAVRNASTSTSVINVTGSPVTTFLAASTHDEKSLDEAIDMRYDC from the coding sequence ATGATGATGAAGCCCTCGTGTAGCTGGTGCAAGGACTACGAGCAGTTTGAGGAGAACAAGCAGCTGAGCATCCTGGTGAACTGCTACAAGAAGCTGTGTGAGTACATCACGCAGACGCCGCTGGCCCGGGACATCATCCAGGCCGTGGATTGCTCTGCAgacctgctggctctgctcaaGGATGGGGCACCTCTCCACGAGGAGACGGAGAAATCCTCGGatgcagccctggctctgtgtCTGACGCATTCCCCGGTCCCTTCCACCTCGGAGCTGGCGACGGACACGCCGGGGGGGTTCACGGCGCTGCCTGAGAGCGGCCCCAGCCTGGACCTGCGGGGCTCCGTCATCAACGGCTTGCCGCCCTGCAACGGGCTGTCGGTGGAGAAGCTCGGCGTGAGCATCCCCTCTCCCGAGCACGCCAGCGCCATCGATGTGTGCAGCACCGGTGATTACATCAAAACGGAGGACATCCCCGGCAGCCTGCAGCCCGTGTGTGACACCGTGGCCACCAGCGACCTGTGCCCCGCGGGCATCGACATCTGTGGCTTCAGTGAGGACATCAAGCCGGGCGGGTCGCTGCTGCTCAGCGTCGAGGAGGTGCTGCGCAGCCTGGAGACCGTGTCCAGCAGCGAGGTGTGCGACTCCAACCTGCAGCCCGGCTTGGAGGCAAACATGGCCAACGgccccttcctgcagctctccccccctcccctcagccatAACATTTTCATGTCCACAGATGCTTCTCCTCATGGGCTCTCCTGCACGGCAGCCACGCCCAAGGTGGTGAAGCTGAACAGGAAGCGCTCTCGCTCCGAAAGCGACAGCGAGAAGGTTCAGCCTCTGCCCATCTCCAGCATCATCTGCGGCCCAACGCTGGGAGCATCGGCTCCCGTGACAgtcaaacaggaaaataaaatgtctttgcaGCCTATTGCGACTGTACCTAATGGAGGAACTACTCCCAAAATCAGTAAAACTGTGCTCCTGTCTAAcaaaagcatgaaaaagaaCTTAGAACATGCCCCTAAGAAATCCCACCCGAAAGCCAAACCAGGGGtgctgaaaacaaaagacaagGCAAAGGAGAAAGTTCCCAGCAGTAACGTTATGCCAGGAAGCCCAACCAAAACTGTGTATAAAAAGccacaagaaaagaaagggtGTAAATGTGGTCGTGCCACCCAAAATCCAAGTGTTCTTACATGCCGTGGCCAACGCTGCCCTTGCTACTCTAACCGCAAAGCCTGCCTTGACTGCATATGCCGTGGCTGCCAAAACTCCTACATGGCTAACGGGGAGAAGAAGCTGGAGGCCTTTGCAGTGCCAGAAAAGGCCTTGGAGCAGACTCGGCTTACTTTGGGCATTAATGTGACAAGCATTGCTGTGCGCAATGCCAGCACAAGCACCAGTGTAATCAATGTGACAGGGTCACCAGTAACGACGTTTTTAGCTGCCAGTACACACGATGAGAAAAGTTTGGATGAAGCTATAGACATGAGATATGACTgttaa